A single Amia ocellicauda isolate fAmiCal2 chromosome 9, fAmiCal2.hap1, whole genome shotgun sequence DNA region contains:
- the crata gene encoding carnitine O-acetyltransferase isoform X2 — MLKPSHLVKPVSVTRIPGRYLVHQEGLPKLPVPPLRQTLERYLRALQPIVSAEELAHTQQLVEEFQSSGGVGDRLQKGLERRAKKTENWLSDWWLNTAYLEYRLPVVMNSSPGVVLPRLEFTDRQGQIRFAAKLIAGVLNFKSMIDNETLPVEYLGGKPLCMNQYYQILSSCRIPDPKRDSVVNHARSKKPPTHITVVHNFQFFVLDVYNSDGSPLTVDQIYIQLEKICNSSLQTNKEPIGILTSQHRNTWGKAYNNLIKDKTNKESVRAIQKSIFTVCLDAPMPRVSDELYRSRVAAQMLHGGGSRWNSGNRWFDKTLQFIIGEDGSCGLIYEHAPAEGPPIVSLVDHVVEYTKKSEMVRSPMIPLPMPQKLRFNITPEIKKDIEKAKQNLNIMVHDLDVKVSVFTHFGKHFPKSQKMSPDAFIQMALQLAYYRVYNRCCATYESASLRMFRLGRTDTIRSSSVESLNFTQAMDDPTRQNQEKVALLQNAVRGHRAYTDMAIQGQAIDRHLLGLRLQAIEDLTSMPEIFMDTAYAVAMHFNLSTSQVPAKTDCVMCFGPVVPDGYGVCYNPMDDHINFAVSAFNSCAETNAARLSQALEEALLDMRALLVQTPQSKL, encoded by the exons ATGCTGAAGCCCTCGCACCTGGTGAAGCCCGTGTCGGTGACCAGGATACCTGGGAGGTACCTGGTCCACCAGGAGGGGCTCCCCAAGCTGCCGGTGCCACCGCTCAGACAGACGCTGGAGCGTTACCTGCGGGCGCTGCAGCCCATCGTCAGCGCAGAGGAGCTGGCGCACACGCAGCAGCTGGTGGAGGAGTTCCAGAGCTCCGGGGGTGTGGGAGACCGGCTGCAGAAGGGCTTGGAGCGCCGGGCCAAGAAGACTGAGAACTGG CTCTCAGACTGGTGGCTAAACACGGCCTACCTGGAGTACCGGCTGCCCGTGGTGATGAACTCCAGCCCTGGCGTGGTGCTGCCGCGGTTAGAGTTCACAGACCGCCAGGGACAGATACG gTTTGCTGCTAAACTCATCGCTGGGGTTTTGAATTTCAAATCCATGATCGACAA TGAGACTCTGCCTGTGGAGTACCTGGGGGGGAAGCCACTCTGTATGAACCAGTACTACCAGATCCTCTCCTCCTGCCGCATCCCCGACCCCAAGAGGGACTCGGTGGTGAACCATGCCCGCTCGAAGAAGCCCCCAACGCATATCACTGTGGTACACAACTTCCAG TTCTTCGTCCTGGACGTGTACAACAGCGACGGGTCCCCCCTAACTGTGGATCAGATCTACATCCAGCTGGAGAAGATCTGCAACTCCTCCCTCCAGACCAACAAGGAGCCCATCGGCATCCTGACCTCCCAGCACAGGAACACATGGGGGAAGGCCTACAACAACCTCATTAAGG ACAAGACGAATAAGGAGTCGGTGCGTGCCATCCAGAAGAGCATCTTCACGGTGTGCCTGGACGCGCCCATGCCGCGCGTGTCGGACGAGCTGTACCGCAGCCGCGTGGCTGCGCAGATGCTGCATGGGGGGGGCAGTCGCTGGAACAGTGGGAATCGCTGGTTCGACAAGACGCTGCAG TTTATCATCGGAGAAGACGGGTCATGTGGTCTGATCTACGAACACGCCCCCGCAGAAGGCCCGCCCATCGTGTCGCTGGTGGACCATGTGGTGGAGTACAC GAAGAAGTCTGAGATGGTACGCTCTCCCATGATTCCCCTGCCCATGCCGCAGAAACTCCGCTTCAACATCACGCCCGAAATTAAGAAGGACATCGAGAAGGCCAAGCAGAACCTCAACAT CATGGTGCACGATCTGGacgtgaaagtgagtgtgtttACACACTTTGGAAAACACTTCCCCAAGTCGCAGAAGATGAGTCCCGACGCCTTCATTCAAATGGCCCTGCAGCTCGCTTACTACAG ggTGTATAACCGTTGCTGTGCTACCTACGAGAGCGCGTCTCTGCGGATGTTCCGGCTGGGCCGCACCGACACCATCCGCTCCTCCTCCGTGGAGTCCCTGAACTTCACGCAGGCCATGGACGACCCCACGCGCCAG AACCAGGAGAAGGTTGCCCTTCTGCAGAACGCTGTGCGGGGACACCGAGCCTACACTGACATG GCGATCCAAGGGCAGGCCATTGACCGGCACCTGCTGGGGCTGCGGCTGCAGGCCATCGAGGACCTGACCAGCATGCCTGAGATCTTCATGGACACGGCCTACGCGGTGGCTATGCACTTCAACCTCTCCACGAGCCAG GTTCCGGCCAAGACAGACTGTGTGATGTGCTTTGGCCCAGTGGTTCCAGACGGCTACGGCGTGTGCTACAACCCGATGGACGACCACATCAACTTCGCCGTCTCAGCCTTCAACAGCTGTGCGGAGACCAACGCTGCGCGGCTCTCCCAGGCCCTGGAGGAGGCCCTGCTGGACATGAGAGCGCTGCTGGTGCAGACACCCCAGTCCAAACTGTGA
- the crata gene encoding carnitine O-acetyltransferase isoform X1, with the protein MLGFVARAMAKPGMLKPSHLVKPVSVTRIPGRYLVHQEGLPKLPVPPLRQTLERYLRALQPIVSAEELAHTQQLVEEFQSSGGVGDRLQKGLERRAKKTENWLSDWWLNTAYLEYRLPVVMNSSPGVVLPRLEFTDRQGQIRFAAKLIAGVLNFKSMIDNETLPVEYLGGKPLCMNQYYQILSSCRIPDPKRDSVVNHARSKKPPTHITVVHNFQFFVLDVYNSDGSPLTVDQIYIQLEKICNSSLQTNKEPIGILTSQHRNTWGKAYNNLIKDKTNKESVRAIQKSIFTVCLDAPMPRVSDELYRSRVAAQMLHGGGSRWNSGNRWFDKTLQFIIGEDGSCGLIYEHAPAEGPPIVSLVDHVVEYTKKSEMVRSPMIPLPMPQKLRFNITPEIKKDIEKAKQNLNIMVHDLDVKVSVFTHFGKHFPKSQKMSPDAFIQMALQLAYYRVYNRCCATYESASLRMFRLGRTDTIRSSSVESLNFTQAMDDPTRQNQEKVALLQNAVRGHRAYTDMAIQGQAIDRHLLGLRLQAIEDLTSMPEIFMDTAYAVAMHFNLSTSQVPAKTDCVMCFGPVVPDGYGVCYNPMDDHINFAVSAFNSCAETNAARLSQALEEALLDMRALLVQTPQSKL; encoded by the exons ATGCTGGGGTTTGTAGCCAGAGCTATG GCCAAGCCAGGCATGCTGAAGCCCTCGCACCTGGTGAAGCCCGTGTCGGTGACCAGGATACCTGGGAGGTACCTGGTCCACCAGGAGGGGCTCCCCAAGCTGCCGGTGCCACCGCTCAGACAGACGCTGGAGCGTTACCTGCGGGCGCTGCAGCCCATCGTCAGCGCAGAGGAGCTGGCGCACACGCAGCAGCTGGTGGAGGAGTTCCAGAGCTCCGGGGGTGTGGGAGACCGGCTGCAGAAGGGCTTGGAGCGCCGGGCCAAGAAGACTGAGAACTGG CTCTCAGACTGGTGGCTAAACACGGCCTACCTGGAGTACCGGCTGCCCGTGGTGATGAACTCCAGCCCTGGCGTGGTGCTGCCGCGGTTAGAGTTCACAGACCGCCAGGGACAGATACG gTTTGCTGCTAAACTCATCGCTGGGGTTTTGAATTTCAAATCCATGATCGACAA TGAGACTCTGCCTGTGGAGTACCTGGGGGGGAAGCCACTCTGTATGAACCAGTACTACCAGATCCTCTCCTCCTGCCGCATCCCCGACCCCAAGAGGGACTCGGTGGTGAACCATGCCCGCTCGAAGAAGCCCCCAACGCATATCACTGTGGTACACAACTTCCAG TTCTTCGTCCTGGACGTGTACAACAGCGACGGGTCCCCCCTAACTGTGGATCAGATCTACATCCAGCTGGAGAAGATCTGCAACTCCTCCCTCCAGACCAACAAGGAGCCCATCGGCATCCTGACCTCCCAGCACAGGAACACATGGGGGAAGGCCTACAACAACCTCATTAAGG ACAAGACGAATAAGGAGTCGGTGCGTGCCATCCAGAAGAGCATCTTCACGGTGTGCCTGGACGCGCCCATGCCGCGCGTGTCGGACGAGCTGTACCGCAGCCGCGTGGCTGCGCAGATGCTGCATGGGGGGGGCAGTCGCTGGAACAGTGGGAATCGCTGGTTCGACAAGACGCTGCAG TTTATCATCGGAGAAGACGGGTCATGTGGTCTGATCTACGAACACGCCCCCGCAGAAGGCCCGCCCATCGTGTCGCTGGTGGACCATGTGGTGGAGTACAC GAAGAAGTCTGAGATGGTACGCTCTCCCATGATTCCCCTGCCCATGCCGCAGAAACTCCGCTTCAACATCACGCCCGAAATTAAGAAGGACATCGAGAAGGCCAAGCAGAACCTCAACAT CATGGTGCACGATCTGGacgtgaaagtgagtgtgtttACACACTTTGGAAAACACTTCCCCAAGTCGCAGAAGATGAGTCCCGACGCCTTCATTCAAATGGCCCTGCAGCTCGCTTACTACAG ggTGTATAACCGTTGCTGTGCTACCTACGAGAGCGCGTCTCTGCGGATGTTCCGGCTGGGCCGCACCGACACCATCCGCTCCTCCTCCGTGGAGTCCCTGAACTTCACGCAGGCCATGGACGACCCCACGCGCCAG AACCAGGAGAAGGTTGCCCTTCTGCAGAACGCTGTGCGGGGACACCGAGCCTACACTGACATG GCGATCCAAGGGCAGGCCATTGACCGGCACCTGCTGGGGCTGCGGCTGCAGGCCATCGAGGACCTGACCAGCATGCCTGAGATCTTCATGGACACGGCCTACGCGGTGGCTATGCACTTCAACCTCTCCACGAGCCAG GTTCCGGCCAAGACAGACTGTGTGATGTGCTTTGGCCCAGTGGTTCCAGACGGCTACGGCGTGTGCTACAACCCGATGGACGACCACATCAACTTCGCCGTCTCAGCCTTCAACAGCTGTGCGGAGACCAACGCTGCGCGGCTCTCCCAGGCCCTGGAGGAGGCCCTGCTGGACATGAGAGCGCTGCTGGTGCAGACACCCCAGTCCAAACTGTGA